The following DNA comes from Amycolatopsis albispora.
TCTCCAGCAGGTCGGTGCGCGAGAACGCGGTGCCGGGATGGGTGAGGAAGAAGGCCAGCAGGTCGAACTCGCGGGCGGTCAGCGGCAGGTCGACCCCGCCGAGCGTGGCGTCGCGCGCGCTGGTCCGCAGCACCAGGTCGCCGTCACGCAGTTCCTCGGCGGGTGCCGCGGGACGGCTCGGCAGGCGCGCCCGGCGCAGCACCGAGATCACCCGCAGCGCCAGCTCGCGCGGGCTGAACGGCTTGGTCACGTAGTCGTCGGCGCCTAGTTCGAGCCCGGCGATCCGGTTCTCCTCCTCGCCGAGCGCGGTCAGCAGCACCACCGGCACCTGGCTGATCTGCCGCAGCCGGCGGCACACCTCCAGCCCGCTGATCCCCGGCATCATCACGTCGAGCACCACCAGGTCGGGCGCCCGCTCGGCGAACACCCGCAGGCCCTCCTCGCCGGTGCCCGCGACCTCGACGGCGAACCCGGCGACCTCCAGGTACCGGCGCACCACGTCGCGCACGGTCTCGTCGTCGTCGACCACGAGCACCCGCCCGCTCTCCTGCGTCATGCCAGCTCCTACCAGTAGGTGAAGACCAGATGGTTCACCACGAGCGCGGTCACCGCCTGCGCGGCCAGCCACCAGCGCCTGCCGGGTGCGGGCAGCAGCGCCGCGGCGGGCAGCAGCCACACCGCGAACGGTAACCAGATCCGCTCGGTTTCGGCCTTCGAAAGCCCCGAAAGGTCCGCGAACGCGACCGCCAGCAGTGCCGCGAGCCCGAGCAGCACCACCGGATCGGACCAGCGGCCGGCGATCGTCCGCCGCGCCCCGGCGACCAGCGCCGGGCCCGCCGCGATGGCCAGGCAGGCGAGGTTCGCCCACACCCAGTAGCCGTACGGCCGTTCGCTGGCGATGCCCTGGTAGTACCGCTCGACCACCAGGTGGTAGCCGTCCAGCCACCAGAACCCGGCCAGCGCGAAGATCAGCACCACGGCCAGCGCACCCGACAGCGCCAGCGCGAACGTCCGCCAGCTGCGGACCACCGCCATGGCGAGCAGCCCGAGCAGTACCAGGCCGTACGAAAGGAAGATCCCGAAGCCGAGCACGATCCCGGCGGGCAGGGCCAGCAACGGCCGCTGCCGGGCCAGCGCCAGCAACGCGATTCCGGTGGCGGTCACCCCGGCGAACAGGCCGTCGGCCGAGACTCCCACCCAGATCGCACCCGGGAAGAGCACGGCGAACGGCAGCATCGCGCGGGCCGCCTCGGGTCGCCCGAGCGCCGCGACGGTCACCGGCACGGCCACCACGAACAGGCAACCGACCAG
Coding sequences within:
- a CDS encoding response regulator transcription factor; the protein is MTQESGRVLVVDDDETVRDVVRRYLEVAGFAVEVAGTGEEGLRVFAERAPDLVVLDVMMPGISGLEVCRRLRQISQVPVVLLTALGEEENRIAGLELGADDYVTKPFSPRELALRVISVLRRARLPSRPAAPAEELRDGDLVLRTSARDATLGGVDLPLTAREFDLLAFFLTHPGTAFSRTDLLEKVWGWDFGDQSTVTVHVRRLREKIEPEPAKPVRVATVWGVGYRYDPVASR